One window from the genome of Gimesia aquarii encodes:
- a CDS encoding TPM domain-containing protein translates to MKYLLSSKRITVWLLLLFILGIKGLSPANALELALEPPGDREFVRDLAGMLDEKTTKQIKEICDKLLTDKATPIIVVTIDSMAKYGGADMRIETFATILFNQWQIGHAKLGDQDWNTGILLLVSKNDRKARIELGAGWGRREDALCRQIMDDYMVPQFKQGKFSEGILLGVEALDKMARKLELPTKPRSAWSYVIVAVVIGLGIFTVISLIRRGSSGWAWLFWGVVFAVIGTILYQMLSNRGGGGGFSGGSFGGGFSGGGGATGSW, encoded by the coding sequence GTGAAATATCTACTTAGTAGCAAGCGAATCACAGTTTGGCTGCTATTACTATTCATTCTCGGCATTAAAGGATTATCCCCCGCAAATGCCCTGGAACTAGCTCTGGAACCCCCGGGAGATCGTGAATTTGTTCGTGACCTCGCAGGCATGCTTGATGAAAAGACTACAAAACAGATTAAAGAGATCTGCGATAAACTGCTCACAGACAAAGCAACGCCGATCATTGTAGTCACGATCGATTCAATGGCAAAATATGGCGGGGCCGATATGCGAATCGAAACCTTCGCCACCATTCTGTTTAATCAATGGCAAATCGGCCATGCCAAACTGGGAGATCAAGATTGGAACACGGGAATTTTATTATTAGTTTCCAAAAATGACCGTAAAGCAAGAATTGAACTCGGTGCAGGTTGGGGACGTCGCGAAGATGCATTGTGCCGTCAAATCATGGATGATTACATGGTTCCTCAATTTAAACAGGGTAAGTTCTCGGAAGGGATCTTACTCGGAGTTGAAGCATTGGACAAAATGGCGCGGAAGCTCGAATTGCCAACCAAACCACGTTCTGCCTGGTCGTATGTCATCGTCGCTGTTGTCATCGGACTGGGAATCTTCACAGTGATCTCATTGATCCGTCGCGGTTCCAGTGGCTGGGCCTGGTTATTTTGGGGTGTCGTTTTTGCTGTGATTGGTACGATTCTCTACCAGATGTTAAGCAATCGTGGAGGTGGCGGAGGCTTCAGTGGTGGTTCGTTTGGCGGTGGATTTTCAGGCGGCGGCGGGGCGACCGGTTCCTGGTAA